In one Fastidiosipila sp. genomic region, the following are encoded:
- a CDS encoding HDIG domain-containing protein, producing the protein MKKEKHSLRVAINLLFVFAAVAIIIGTVYYGSTPRQYDLQVGDISPYDISAPRDIADEAETVRRALAEMSQVPNIMLRSESRSEESRERVRSLIALVQEKREALYREPVVEIYPPQDEEDLPAETAPETEEPRRRRPDSHEIELAVSSLISASDQSIGIVILPGDADQLIRMDEDRFQHFSAILFAESSAVIAGTLDLEGLQSAIGESVERLGRTMEFYEDDAALVGRMMTLLLQPNVEFNQEATDKAKNAAYERVINNPVMINRGVRIISQGDVITPELKAMLDQLNLTVSSRIDWIRLGSILALVFLVGVISVIFFARYSRDLVISTPRNMLALVLALLIPLAMSAYLARDYPLAPPVYFAAVVVTAYFGLRTSIFLSAMLTIIAMPMTAFNPSFPIVALLGSTVAALLTKGTGRHDNYARIILATSFVNAGAALTLGLLQKDSWSVISSFSLQATVSGALSVIIGIGIMPLFELIFNTVSPLRLIELSQPGHPLMKRLFVEAPGTSQHSMMVANLADKAAEAIGANAMIARVGAYFHDVGKLEAPLMFTENQTGDNPHDRLTPLESARIITRHPEDSLILGRKYRLPQPLLRIANEHHGTTLLQFFWNKALAEAEARGEEPPSMDAFRYRTPLPGTRESAIVMLADSVEAAMRSENIHGLEEAEILINQVVRDKIDQDQLKHSGLSFADVETISQSFLQIYAGHFHERVPYRRPAARLAAPAEFQRR; encoded by the coding sequence ATGAAAAAAGAAAAGCACAGCCTGCGTGTTGCGATTAATCTCCTCTTCGTTTTTGCTGCCGTCGCCATCATCATCGGAACGGTCTATTATGGTTCAACTCCCAGGCAGTATGACCTCCAGGTCGGGGATATCAGTCCCTATGATATTTCAGCCCCCCGGGATATCGCGGATGAGGCGGAAACGGTCAGACGCGCTTTGGCTGAAATGTCACAGGTGCCCAACATCATGCTCCGCTCGGAGTCGCGCAGCGAGGAATCGCGTGAACGTGTCCGCAGCCTGATTGCACTGGTCCAGGAAAAAAGGGAAGCCCTTTACCGGGAACCGGTCGTCGAAATCTACCCGCCGCAGGACGAAGAAGATCTGCCCGCGGAAACTGCGCCGGAGACGGAAGAGCCGAGAAGAAGGCGTCCTGACAGCCATGAGATCGAGCTGGCTGTGTCCTCCCTTATCTCTGCTTCCGATCAATCAATCGGCATCGTGATTCTTCCAGGTGATGCGGATCAGTTAATCCGGATGGATGAGGACAGGTTCCAGCATTTCTCCGCCATTCTATTTGCTGAGTCGAGCGCAGTCATCGCGGGAACTCTTGATTTGGAAGGCCTTCAGTCTGCCATCGGCGAGAGTGTGGAAAGACTGGGCCGGACCATGGAATTCTATGAAGATGATGCTGCCCTGGTTGGAAGAATGATGACCCTGCTGCTCCAGCCCAACGTTGAATTCAATCAGGAGGCGACTGATAAGGCCAAAAATGCTGCCTACGAACGGGTGATAAACAATCCGGTCATGATCAACCGCGGGGTTAGGATCATCAGCCAGGGTGATGTGATCACACCTGAACTGAAGGCCATGCTGGACCAACTTAATCTGACTGTCAGTTCGCGGATCGATTGGATCCGCCTCGGTTCCATCCTGGCGCTTGTCTTCCTGGTCGGCGTCATATCAGTTATCTTTTTTGCCCGCTACTCCAGGGATCTGGTCATTTCAACACCGCGAAACATGCTGGCCCTGGTGCTTGCGCTCCTGATTCCGCTTGCCATGTCTGCCTATCTGGCGCGCGACTATCCGCTGGCGCCTCCCGTTTATTTCGCTGCCGTCGTGGTGACGGCCTATTTCGGTTTGAGAACCTCCATATTCCTGAGTGCCATGCTGACCATTATCGCCATGCCCATGACGGCTTTCAATCCCTCTTTCCCCATCGTTGCCCTGCTGGGAAGCACGGTGGCTGCCCTGTTGACCAAGGGAACGGGAAGGCACGATAATTATGCCCGGATTATTCTGGCCACATCTTTCGTTAATGCTGGAGCCGCGCTGACGCTTGGCTTGCTCCAGAAGGACTCTTGGAGCGTGATCAGCTCATTTTCATTGCAGGCGACCGTTTCCGGAGCCCTGTCGGTCATTATTGGAATCGGCATCATGCCTCTTTTCGAATTGATTTTCAACACAGTCTCACCTTTGAGATTGATTGAATTGTCCCAGCCCGGTCACCCCCTGATGAAACGGCTTTTCGTTGAAGCCCCCGGAACCTCACAGCACAGCATGATGGTGGCCAACCTGGCCGATAAGGCAGCGGAGGCGATTGGAGCCAACGCCATGATCGCCCGGGTCGGCGCCTATTTTCACGATGTGGGCAAACTGGAAGCCCCGCTCATGTTTACTGAAAATCAAACGGGCGACAACCCCCACGACCGCCTGACGCCCTTGGAAAGCGCACGCATCATCACCCGGCACCCTGAGGACAGCTTGATACTGGGGCGCAAATACCGGCTGCCCCAACCGCTCCTCCGCATCGCCAATGAACACCATGGGACAACCCTGCTTCAGTTTTTCTGGAACAAGGCCCTGGCGGAAGCCGAGGCAAGAGGGGAGGAACCGCCTTCCATGGATGCTTTCCGCTACCGGACGCCCCTTCCGGGAACGCGTGAATCAGCCATCGTCATGCTGGCGGATTCCGTTGAGGCAGCCATGCGGTCAGAAAACATCCACGGCCTCGAAGAGGCCGAGATCTTGATCAATCAGGTGGTCAGGGACAAAATTGATCAGGATCAGCTGAAACATTCGGGTCTCTCTTTCGCGGATGTTGAAACCATCAGCCAGTCATTTCTTCAGATTTATGCGGGGCATTTCCATGAACGCGTTCCCTACCGGCGGCCGGCTGCCCGGCTTGCCGCGCCGGCTGAGTTCCAGCGGAGGTGA
- a CDS encoding GTPase Era, with translation MIDLNHSNRQRLFKLSQTSPLVREAASRVLYDSPFVRELMAEGVGVTVDWTLVGPRSMRKINRQQRGIDSETDILSFPARQMIRGQPAAPIENWEYLETGGGRRTILLGDLVISPSRVADQAEELGHGFEREFTFLVIHGLLHLLGYRHDTEEEEKEMNALQDRFMQSLIEIPCGFVAITGRPNVGKSTLLNQLSNRTLAITTDKPQTTRQAVRSVLTSADYQVALLDTPGLHQPKNALGKAMMKATSSAVAQADVLAVMIDASWSPFAGSLERRVIEQAQAAGKAVVLVINKVDRAPKENILPLIKVYDDLYKLDAYVPVSALGNDGIERLLHELVRLLPVRRRLFDPEDETNQTEKMLAAELIRREILLQTKEEVPYGTTVLIDRFEEEGEGEREVFIDALIYCAKKTHKQIIVGKGGERIKAIGLASRRAIETMLDARVHLSLFVKVKLGWQDRPSDLMDAGLMERE, from the coding sequence GTGATTGACCTGAATCACAGCAACCGTCAGCGCCTGTTTAAGCTCAGCCAGACATCACCCCTGGTCAGGGAAGCGGCCAGTCGGGTGCTTTATGACTCTCCTTTCGTCAGGGAATTGATGGCGGAGGGGGTCGGAGTTACCGTTGACTGGACCCTGGTTGGTCCTCGCTCCATGAGGAAGATCAACCGCCAACAGCGGGGAATCGACAGTGAAACCGACATTCTTTCCTTCCCGGCGCGCCAGATGATCAGAGGGCAGCCGGCTGCTCCGATCGAGAACTGGGAATACCTGGAAACGGGCGGGGGGCGGCGGACCATCCTGCTGGGAGATCTTGTCATTTCCCCCTCCAGGGTGGCGGACCAGGCAGAAGAATTGGGACATGGTTTCGAGCGGGAATTCACCTTTCTGGTCATCCACGGCCTGCTCCATCTGCTGGGTTATCGCCATGACACCGAAGAGGAAGAAAAGGAAATGAATGCCCTGCAGGACCGCTTCATGCAGAGCCTGATTGAAATCCCCTGCGGTTTTGTTGCCATTACCGGAAGGCCCAACGTCGGCAAATCGACGCTTCTGAATCAACTGTCAAACCGGACCCTGGCCATTACAACAGACAAGCCACAGACAACGCGCCAGGCTGTCCGAAGTGTGCTGACAAGCGCCGACTACCAAGTTGCCCTCCTGGACACGCCCGGGTTGCACCAACCAAAAAACGCGCTTGGGAAAGCCATGATGAAGGCAACATCGTCAGCGGTCGCTCAGGCCGATGTTCTGGCAGTCATGATCGACGCTTCCTGGAGTCCCTTTGCCGGCAGCCTTGAACGGCGTGTCATTGAGCAGGCGCAAGCCGCGGGGAAGGCGGTTGTGCTTGTGATCAACAAAGTGGACCGGGCGCCCAAAGAAAATATTTTGCCGCTCATTAAGGTTTACGATGATCTCTACAAGTTGGATGCCTACGTGCCGGTGTCTGCCCTCGGGAATGACGGCATTGAACGCCTGCTCCATGAACTGGTCAGGCTCTTGCCTGTGCGGCGCAGGCTATTTGATCCGGAGGATGAGACCAATCAGACAGAAAAGATGTTGGCGGCCGAATTGATCCGCCGCGAAATTCTTCTGCAGACAAAAGAGGAGGTTCCCTACGGCACCACGGTCCTGATTGATCGCTTTGAGGAAGAAGGGGAAGGCGAACGTGAGGTCTTTATCGATGCCTTGATTTACTGCGCCAAAAAGACTCATAAACAAATTATCGTCGGCAAAGGCGGCGAAAGAATCAAGGCAATCGGACTTGCCTCCCGCCGGGCCATCGAAACCATGCTGGATGCCCGTGTTCACTTGTCTTTATTTGTCAAGGTCAAGCTGGGATGGCAGGATCGGCCGTCCGACCTGATGGACGCCGGATTGATGGAAAGGGAATAG
- the recO gene encoding DNA repair protein RecO codes for MSQVVTKAFVMNSFPWKDRHRLLHLLTPDLGLITAMAPASERLKSRLRPVTQLFSYSEFTLTCQQSRFSVKDGSLIESFISISRDLDRLAAASHAAEVFSDAARNDQPQRNLFELWGYTLYEIAVAEDPVFIARMGTFRLMKVMGLLPCLDSCLICREAIDGPLLFSFREGGLLCGRDLDAAAGERLTSLSPGCGALLRHIANAPLTRLYRFQASEAVRHEASCFAERWLEEKMEKRYKRLAMLDQCPDFILPEQRLPHEEKDHDSLSQPL; via the coding sequence ATGAGCCAGGTGGTGACCAAAGCCTTTGTCATGAATTCCTTTCCCTGGAAAGACCGCCACCGGCTGCTTCACCTTCTGACTCCCGATCTCGGCCTCATTACTGCCATGGCACCGGCAAGTGAACGCCTGAAAAGCAGGCTGCGCCCGGTGACCCAGCTCTTTTCCTATTCGGAGTTTACGCTGACTTGCCAGCAGTCGCGCTTTTCTGTCAAAGACGGTTCATTGATCGAATCCTTCATCTCGATCTCACGGGATTTGGATCGGCTGGCTGCTGCCTCCCATGCGGCGGAAGTCTTCTCAGATGCCGCGCGAAATGATCAACCGCAAAGGAACCTGTTTGAGCTGTGGGGTTACACACTCTATGAGATCGCCGTGGCGGAGGATCCTGTTTTCATCGCCCGCATGGGTACTTTCCGCCTGATGAAGGTTATGGGCCTTTTACCCTGTCTTGACAGCTGCCTGATCTGCCGGGAGGCCATTGACGGCCCCCTGCTTTTCAGCTTCAGGGAGGGGGGCCTGCTATGCGGCAGAGACCTGGATGCTGCGGCCGGTGAAAGGCTGACCTCCTTGTCGCCTGGCTGCGGGGCTCTCCTGCGCCACATCGCGAACGCACCCCTGACGCGCCTGTACCGCTTCCAAGCCTCGGAGGCGGTCCGCCATGAGGCCTCTTGCTTTGCCGAAAGATGGCTTGAGGAAAAGATGGAAAAGCGTTATAAACGGTTGGCCATGCTGGATCAATGCCCGGATTTTATTTTGCCGGAACAGCGCCTGCCACATGAGGAGAAAGACCATGACTCTCTTTCGCAGCCTCTTTGA
- the sdaAB gene encoding L-serine ammonia-lyase, iron-sulfur-dependent, subunit beta, translated as MTLFRSLFDVIGPIMIGPSSSHTAGAVRIGLAARSLFGELPDSVDITLYGSFAHTYKGHGTDLALVAGLMGYSLGSAEIKHARRLADEAGLVVSMTPSEELTEHPNTAKIVMKKGSRSMSVTGISTGGGLIDLIEIDGFNVHVSGEEPVILVFHRDRPGLIAQVTRILAAEEVNVSQMEVSRKARGETALMLIATDGEIPRRALQEIEKIGDVKSIIFLSALTRQA; from the coding sequence ATGACTCTCTTTCGCAGCCTCTTTGATGTGATTGGGCCCATCATGATCGGGCCGTCCAGCTCCCACACGGCCGGAGCAGTCCGCATCGGACTGGCGGCCCGCTCTCTCTTCGGGGAATTGCCAGATTCGGTCGATATTACGCTCTATGGTTCTTTCGCCCACACTTATAAGGGCCACGGCACCGACCTGGCGCTGGTCGCGGGCCTGATGGGCTACTCACTGGGGAGCGCGGAAATCAAGCATGCCCGCCGCCTGGCAGATGAGGCCGGGCTGGTGGTTTCCATGACCCCTTCGGAGGAGCTGACCGAGCACCCGAATACAGCGAAGATCGTGATGAAAAAGGGAAGCCGGTCCATGAGCGTGACCGGTATTTCAACCGGTGGCGGCTTGATAGATTTGATTGAAATAGATGGTTTCAATGTCCACGTTTCGGGCGAGGAGCCGGTGATTCTTGTTTTTCATCGCGACCGCCCCGGCCTGATCGCCCAGGTGACCCGTATCCTGGCTGCTGAGGAGGTCAATGTGAGTCAGATGGAGGTTTCCCGCAAAGCGCGCGGCGAAACAGCCCTGATGCTGATTGCCACGGACGGGGAGATCCCCCGGCGGGCTTTGCAGGAGATTGAAAAGATCGGGGACGTCAAGTCAATCATTTTTTTGAGCGCACTGACGCGCCAGGCTTGA
- the sdaAA gene encoding L-serine ammonia-lyase, iron-sulfur-dependent, subunit alpha, translating into MKENFAEIIAKCQAENQRLASFFLERELGLGDLDEAGILERMEANLQVMEQGVREGLKGVKSHSGLSGGDARRLHDYLAGGPALGGSVYLEAAMNAVAVNEVNASMGIICATPTAGSSGIVPGVLLACRGRLNLSRRAQLDFLITCGGCGLLIGNQASLSGAAGGCQAEVGSASAMAAAALVEAAGGGPAQSGHALAIALKSMLGLTCDPVASLVEVPCIKRNAAGAVNALVAAEMALAGVESRIPVDQVIEAMGSIGRMMPVALRETALGGLAQTPAARKISQQLQELGQVELDRL; encoded by the coding sequence ATCAAGGAAAATTTCGCTGAAATCATCGCAAAATGCCAGGCTGAAAATCAAAGGCTGGCTTCCTTCTTCCTGGAACGGGAACTTGGGCTGGGGGATCTGGACGAAGCCGGCATTCTGGAGCGGATGGAGGCCAATCTGCAGGTGATGGAACAGGGCGTCCGGGAAGGCCTGAAAGGGGTCAAGTCTCACTCAGGTCTCTCTGGAGGAGATGCCAGGCGCCTGCACGATTACCTGGCCGGCGGGCCCGCCCTGGGCGGCAGCGTCTATCTTGAAGCGGCCATGAATGCAGTCGCTGTCAATGAGGTGAATGCCTCCATGGGAATCATTTGTGCCACACCTACGGCCGGGTCTTCCGGCATTGTCCCCGGCGTGCTGCTGGCTTGCCGGGGCAGACTGAATCTGAGCCGTCGCGCCCAGCTCGATTTCCTTATCACTTGTGGCGGCTGTGGTCTCCTGATCGGCAATCAGGCTTCTCTTTCCGGGGCGGCAGGCGGCTGCCAGGCTGAAGTTGGATCCGCGTCCGCCATGGCGGCGGCGGCTCTGGTCGAGGCGGCGGGCGGCGGGCCCGCCCAGTCAGGTCACGCGCTGGCAATTGCCTTGAAGAGTATGCTCGGCCTCACCTGCGACCCCGTTGCCAGTCTGGTCGAAGTGCCCTGCATCAAGCGCAATGCGGCAGGTGCGGTCAACGCGCTTGTGGCGGCAGAGATGGCGCTGGCAGGTGTGGAGAGCCGGATTCCCGTCGACCAGGTAATTGAAGCCATGGGCTCGATTGGCCGCATGATGCCGGTGGCCCTGCGTGAAACAGCTCTGGGAGGTCTGGCGCAAACCCCGGCAGCAAGGAAAATCAGCCAGCAGCTTCAGGAGCTGGGCCAGGTTGAGCTTGACCGGCTCTAA
- a CDS encoding ATP-dependent DNA helicase: protein MDPNKQNKPVLSVAVRDLAESARRYGGLSGPLYAGVTGLEGTRAHQDFFERADHYFPGREILTELPLSGCYRAEGLPFDLQLQGRCDLVALGPGDSVTLAELKSFRGNAASIPREGDPAHLAQALLYAHLLLSGDFFSEKGLAPAEIEVELRYISIDDGSFFTIRRPWTREELGEQYLAICADYTELARPLYLHRRMRDEANRKASFPYGQLREGQRSMMQEVIAAVRDRTVLFVQAPTGIGKTMAALYPAIKAQANGLTDYLFYLTPTRSQRGVAEDSLDDLERAGSYIRSLTVRAKEQMCLSPGHFCDMKVCPFAVRYHDHLRDALKKSYGIRRLTPEDVLSLAREFSLCPFELSLSLLPTVDVVICDYNYLFNPRVRLHGWLDEPGQAYTLLVDEAHNLARRSREMFSAVISRSQVTAIKNVMAGHVTEPGEQGRLNRQVCGSLDRLVEQMDRFRPLLTAKELPPENELVQEAATYQPVLRQQFLATRVTPPRLLEQVSSASSLLTRYLTDYPDFPGRRSMMVPYFDLIFFLRVAERYYNDSYITTWRPAGEADLDLTLLALDASSHLTDIYRNQSPVVFFSATLSPLPYYLTLLDARSATDKPEVIRLPSPFPKERRLTICFEAYSIRYTDRARTLPEVAKLVCEAALLRKGHYLVFSPSFAYQSQLVRALSHIENKGIDFLVQPSGMTEGQKEKYLAYFRGQERENSLVGLTVLGSLFNEGIDLVGEELTGVMVIGTGIPGLSPERDLLSQYYDAKSGNGFEYAYMWPGFNRVTQAAGRLIRSEDDFGIVLLIDDRYGRPDYLQLIPDDWNARHVEDRDQCLEMIRDFWQNFD, encoded by the coding sequence TTGGACCCAAACAAGCAAAACAAACCCGTCCTGTCGGTTGCCGTCCGCGACCTGGCTGAATCAGCCCGCCGGTACGGAGGTCTGTCCGGCCCGCTTTACGCCGGTGTCACCGGCCTTGAAGGCACGCGCGCCCATCAGGATTTCTTCGAGCGTGCAGACCATTACTTTCCAGGCCGGGAAATTCTCACCGAACTGCCCCTTAGCGGATGCTACCGGGCAGAAGGACTGCCTTTCGACCTTCAACTGCAGGGGCGCTGTGACCTGGTCGCCCTGGGTCCGGGTGACAGCGTTACTTTAGCTGAGCTGAAAAGCTTCCGCGGCAATGCCGCCTCAATCCCCCGGGAAGGCGACCCCGCCCATCTTGCCCAGGCCCTCCTATACGCCCATCTTCTTCTCAGCGGTGATTTTTTCTCAGAAAAAGGGTTGGCTCCGGCCGAAATCGAAGTCGAGCTCCGTTACATCTCAATCGATGACGGCAGTTTCTTCACGATCAGGCGCCCCTGGACACGGGAGGAACTTGGGGAACAATACCTGGCCATCTGCGCCGACTACACAGAACTGGCGCGCCCCCTCTACCTGCACCGCCGGATGCGTGACGAGGCCAACAGGAAGGCCTCCTTTCCCTATGGACAATTGCGGGAGGGCCAAAGATCCATGATGCAGGAAGTGATCGCCGCTGTCCGCGACCGCACCGTCCTCTTCGTACAGGCTCCGACCGGCATCGGCAAAACCATGGCGGCCCTGTATCCTGCCATCAAGGCTCAGGCAAACGGACTGACCGATTATCTTTTTTATCTGACACCGACGCGTTCTCAGCGGGGGGTTGCCGAAGACAGCCTGGACGATCTGGAAAGGGCGGGATCTTACATCCGCTCGCTTACCGTACGCGCCAAGGAACAGATGTGCCTGTCGCCCGGTCATTTCTGTGATATGAAAGTCTGCCCTTTTGCCGTTCGCTACCATGATCATTTGCGGGACGCCCTGAAAAAAAGCTACGGCATCAGGCGACTGACTCCGGAGGATGTTCTTTCCCTGGCCCGGGAATTTTCGCTATGCCCCTTCGAGCTGTCGCTCAGCCTGCTGCCTACCGTTGATGTCGTGATCTGCGATTACAACTACCTCTTCAACCCCAGGGTACGCCTTCATGGCTGGCTGGACGAGCCCGGCCAGGCCTACACCCTGCTGGTCGACGAAGCTCATAACCTGGCCAGGCGCTCACGTGAGATGTTTTCCGCTGTCATATCAAGATCCCAAGTCACAGCCATAAAAAATGTCATGGCCGGGCATGTGACCGAACCCGGCGAACAGGGCCGGCTTAACCGCCAGGTTTGCGGCAGCCTGGACCGGCTGGTTGAGCAAATGGACCGCTTCCGGCCGCTTCTGACGGCAAAAGAACTGCCTCCTGAAAATGAGCTGGTCCAGGAAGCCGCCACTTACCAGCCTGTTCTCCGACAGCAATTCCTGGCGACCCGGGTCACTCCCCCACGCCTGCTCGAGCAGGTATCGTCCGCCTCTTCTTTGCTTACACGTTATCTGACTGATTACCCTGATTTCCCCGGGCGAAGATCCATGATGGTTCCCTACTTTGACCTGATCTTTTTTTTGAGGGTTGCCGAGCGCTATTACAATGACAGCTACATCACCACCTGGCGGCCGGCGGGTGAAGCAGACCTTGACCTCACCCTCTTGGCCCTGGACGCATCTTCTCACCTGACTGACATATACCGGAACCAGTCGCCTGTTGTCTTTTTCTCAGCCACTTTGTCCCCCCTTCCCTATTATCTGACCCTGCTTGACGCACGCTCAGCCACCGACAAACCGGAGGTGATCCGCCTGCCATCACCTTTCCCCAAAGAGCGGCGGCTCACCATCTGTTTTGAAGCCTATTCCATCCGCTACACCGATCGAGCCCGAACCCTGCCGGAGGTGGCTAAACTTGTCTGTGAGGCAGCCCTTCTGCGGAAAGGCCATTACCTGGTTTTTTCCCCTTCTTTTGCCTACCAGAGCCAGCTGGTCCGTGCCTTGAGCCATATTGAAAACAAGGGCATCGATTTCCTTGTCCAGCCGTCCGGTATGACGGAAGGGCAAAAAGAGAAATATCTGGCCTATTTCCGGGGTCAAGAAAGAGAAAATTCTCTGGTGGGTCTGACGGTCCTAGGGTCCTTGTTCAACGAGGGGATCGATCTGGTCGGGGAGGAATTGACCGGCGTTATGGTGATCGGAACCGGTATCCCGGGCCTGTCGCCGGAGCGCGATCTGCTCAGCCAGTACTATGACGCAAAATCGGGCAATGGTTTTGAATACGCCTACATGTGGCCTGGCTTCAACCGTGTGACCCAGGCAGCCGGCCGTTTGATCCGAAGTGAAGATGATTTTGGGATTGTGCTTCTGATCGACGACCGATACGGCAGGCCCGATTACCTCCAACTAATCCCCGACGACTGGAATGCCCGCCACGTCGAAGACAGGGACCAATGCCTGGAGATGATCCGTGACTTCTGGCAGAACTTCGATTAG
- a CDS encoding energy-coupling factor transporter transmembrane protein EcfT: protein MEDKFIINFTLGDTPLHQLTGTTKVRFFLCLIAFLIAVWDIRIILPLLFLFAAGIVSTRPYWKPIRFVFTVVTLMNLFNLVLFFLFNPTIGEIWTGTFTQFGSISGRYVLGYETLWYFGVRFSKMMATFLLCMAFILSITPSEFAAGLSSLRLPYRFCIIVELAFRYIPDLLRDYKDISVSAQARGSETDKRKASIFRRIKSSLLIIVPLIFTSFSKVGDIANAMDLRGFGRLKKRSWYSERPPGRADRIVQFVGLLFLLATVYFTLMRLFNPHNPEMWYPYNDLTTYNWRILP from the coding sequence ATGGAAGATAAATTCATCATCAATTTCACCTTGGGTGACACGCCTTTGCACCAGCTGACCGGGACCACCAAGGTCCGCTTTTTCCTCTGCCTGATCGCCTTCCTCATCGCCGTATGGGACATCCGAATCATCCTGCCGCTTCTGTTTCTTTTCGCGGCCGGCATCGTCTCCACCAGGCCCTACTGGAAACCCATCCGTTTCGTCTTCACGGTTGTAACCCTGATGAACCTCTTCAATCTGGTCCTGTTTTTCCTTTTCAATCCCACCATCGGCGAAATCTGGACCGGCACCTTCACCCAGTTTGGCTCCATCTCCGGCCGCTACGTTTTGGGCTACGAGACCCTCTGGTATTTCGGTGTCCGTTTCTCCAAGATGATGGCCACCTTCCTGCTTTGCATGGCCTTTATCCTGTCGATCACTCCATCGGAATTTGCAGCGGGGCTGAGCTCCCTGCGGCTCCCCTACCGCTTTTGCATCATTGTGGAACTGGCTTTCCGCTACATCCCCGACCTTTTGCGTGACTACAAGGACATCTCCGTCAGCGCCCAGGCCAGGGGCAGCGAGACCGACAAGCGCAAGGCTTCCATTTTCCGTCGGATTAAATCTTCTTTGCTGATTATCGTTCCCCTCATTTTTACCTCATTTTCCAAAGTCGGCGACATTGCCAATGCCATGGATTTGCGTGGTTTCGGAAGATTAAAAAAGCGCAGCTGGTATTCCGAGCGGCCGCCTGGAAGAGCTGATCGTATTGTTCAATTTGTTGGCCTGCTCTTTTTGCTGGCAACGGTTTACTTCACCCTGATGCGGCTTTTCAACCCGCACAATCCCGAGATGTGGTATCCCTACAACGATCTTACGACCTACAACTGGAGAATACTGCCATGA